The stretch of DNA AATTTACATGAAACTGGCCTCCGCTTGCCAAACTACAAGTTTCCGTGGTCTTAATTTGGCTATTTGTTACCTGTTAGTCCCTGTTGATCTGTACTTGTAGCTGGTAGCCCAGAAGAGATAATGTATGAAATTCAATCCACTCAGTGCGCACAATAGCCAGTAGAATCGCTCCAAGTGGTAGCCGTTCAAATTCTCACCTGATAGCCATGGCTTGTGTCTCGAGTCACCAGTGGCACTGTTTACTATTGATACAATCACAGTGCTCAAGTAATACCCCAAAGCTAGTGAAGCCCAAGATAGAGCAGTGGCCAATGATCTCATGCTAGCAGGTGCTTCTGTGAAGAAAAATTCGAGTAGCCCTGCTAAGGTGAAGAGATCAGCTGATCCAAGGAACAAGTACTGAAACGCGATCCAAAAAAATGAAATGGGCAAAGGCCTGGTGGAGTTGAGTAGGCCTGAATCAGTTGCAACCCGCTTCCGTTTGATCTCAACCAGAGCAGCCACGGCCATGGCTATAATGGAGAGGAGTAAGCCTATTCCGATTCGCTGGAGGTGAGTTATCCCCATCTCAGAATTCGTCACTTTTCTGGCAAACGGGATGATCACATGGTCGTATATTGGTGCAAGAATTATGATAAATATAACGGGGAACACTGGGAGAGAAGCAGGGGGGACTTTTAAGGAACCAAGCTTTGTGTTCATGGTGGCAGCCTGTTGGACTGAGAATGTGGAGAGCTGAGCAAGACAGCAATTGAGCATAATGGTGCAAGCAAAAATGGGGAGGACCAACAGGACAATCTTGACTTCTTCCACTTCTCGTACCGAGCATTTTAGCATGCCACTAGCCGAGTTTTTTGCCGCTGCTCTATTCAGAAACTTGAGACTTTTTGAGGGAGAATAAGCTGTTTTCGTGATATTCTCATTCTCTACAGCTCGTTCGTCTTCCAAGGCTAAATCTTCAGACGGGCTCGTGGCCATATTAGCGATGACATTGCTTGAAGTACTGCTGGGCATGCAAGTGTTCAACAATGCAGCAATCAGAACCTGTGCGAGAAACCATTGCAAAAATCATATTAGAGGATCAACACCAGGAAGAATCTTCTTGTTGAGGTGATCACGTACCTTACATATAGTTGTGAGTGGGCTTCCAACAGGAACCTTATTCCTGTACCAGGAAGAACCAGCAAGAAACACTGGTATGGACAAGAACACGGCCAACGTAGCAACCCCAAATCCCCATTGCCAACCCTTGTTATCTTCGATCCACACAACGAAGGTCACTGCAACAAGTGCACCACATGCGAGGGAAAACACATAATAGTTGAAAAAAGTCGATCTTTGCTTCCTTTCTTGCGGTGTCTCTTCATCAAACTGTTCAGCTCCATGGGATGGCAATGACCCCTTAATGCCTCCAACACCGAGTGCTGCTAAATAGAGGCCTATGAAGAGCATCGCAGCCTTTGCTCCATGCACTTTCTGGCAAGGGTTGTTTGGGTTGGAGGGGTCACATTTTGCGGGCTTTAGGGAACCGATTTCTGCTTGCACTGTGAGTATTACTAGACCCTGTCAAATAATCGAAGTTCTCAAGATCATAGGACATGAATCAAATGTAAATTAATGTAACAATATGCTACCAGAACTAACTTCTTGATGTTGGCTTTTTATTCTAGAAAAATACGTAGGCACCTTTAGATCCAAGGATACACATTTATGATTTCGAAATCCTTGTTTGTTTCAACTTTTGGCTCTTatatttctttattttcattatatggCATTGTCATTGTTAGATAAGTATGAGTGGTGAATGAACATTGAGAAATGTGTCTTGTCCCACGTCGAAAAATGTGACAAGAAAAATCTATTTTATTAGCTATATGTTTGAGTTAAGGATTTGGCCCCCACTGGGCACCTGAAGTTTTTGGAAAGGGGGAAGACGCTGATAGGCTGGGTAACACACACGGCCCGACTCAGTTTGGTTCGATGTGGTATGGTGTGGTCtcttgactatattaatttttttagagaaagtttatttgaaaaataatttgaaacaGTCTATAGTGTACCTTCCGGTACGAACCGCATCTCGTGTGACTACCTGTCTTCGGACAGAACCGTGTGTGTCGGACAGAACCGTGCGTGTGTCTCTTATGCAAAAGGGCGTGTCTTCTAGACAAAAGGGTGTGtccctttttatttttgaaaattgaatCCTACGACGTTTTGTGACTTGGACCAAATCGATTCGAACATTaaacaaattttaatattatttggtTTGAATTAGGTATACTCGAACTAGATTATATTCAAATTTGGCTTAACTTCAATAAttttgaatataaattaaatatttttttatggagcTTCGGTTCAATTAAATCTGATTGTGTGAGTAAAGGTGCAAGCCACCCGGAGCCAAGCTTTTTGCAAGTAGCTCGTGAGCGGCTCGGTCAAAACTTGACTCGAGCTTGATCCGATTCTTCACTTTGTCAAGTCCAAGTTTTAATTATTGGACTACTCAAGTAActgtatattattttttaaaaaagatataAATGGGATTTTCTGTCCATATTAACATAAAATTTAAATCCTGAAAATTATGCTACTAACACTTTCGAATTTTTCTAACTCATGATCGAGCTCGACAACTATAATAACTTAATATTTTCACGAGTCGGTCTcgaattttaaatcaaatacTCGATCGAGCTCGATCCTACGAAATTAAAATGGAGTCAAAACTTAACAAGTACCTATTTGTTAGGCATGTGTATTGGCAGATACTAGGCACAATATGATATTCGTAAGCAGTAAAAAGGGTACGTGGTCCATATATAATATAACCTTGTGAATTATATTTTACATCTCCatttttcatatatattagTTACTTTGCACACGCCATGCGTGTGTGTAtaattttttatcattattgatggactaaagtgaaattcgacaaattatggagggattaaattgatatttgaatgtttaaaataaaaataaaaataaaagtttgtgttgtaattttaaaaaaacaaaaaacaaaagtaaGGGTAAATTTAGAAAAAAGGTTGGTGTCTTCAAAGGTAGTTATTCTAAGGCCCTCacacttaatataatagtatagatatattcaaaattttctGCGCCATGGATCAAATCGTGTGGTCCAAAAACATTTGATGACGTTGCTGGCGGGGTAGCACTACAATCCACGtactatttatttaatttaatttaatagtAATATCTCaagattttttaaataaacCAACGACTCTTCGTTGTCATATATACAACAATTATCTTATTTAGTTGATTTTTTaggtaataaataaatataatatttccgTATGGTGATAAGTCATTCCtcgttttatatataataataataataataataataatagtaaccACACACATCGTgtgtataatataatatatgaatattgtcgtttttagaaaaaaataagaTTAAAGTTTCAAGCATTAccaaattagaaaaaaaaaatgagaataaaaaaaaaattatattgaatGAAATTTGGCCAACTCTGATGTTAGTGGGAAATTACAACAATTCATGGagaaaaatttgaataaaagtCATTTTTGTCTATAAATTGTTAGTtagcaataaatatttttagagGTATGTATGAAATTCGACATTTGTGTAATAAAGTTGGACCAAAACAGTTTCTATAGCatgttaaaaaatttataatatagttaagatatatatatatatatatatatattatttttagaaTTTAGACTATATTATTTAATGACAATCAACATAAGAGTTATGTACTAATGGacaaaatatcaaaaaatttaattcatgatcatttacaaaataataatgcATTAAAAAATAACTCTATCCAGAAAGTTGTTTTAACTAATTATAAACAATGTTATAAAGTTCATTtctaaagttttaaatttaataaaaattatcgAAAATTTACATAgttgatttaattttaaatatactATAAAAATatggtaaaaaaataataacaaattttgttttcatcttggctTAAAATTTGAGAACGtagattaaattaatatattttaaataagaattatgataattatataacatATTTTTTGGGTCATTAGTTGACTATATCATCCGCAATATTAAATTTCTTATGAATAGAAAATGACAAAAGAAATAAACTAAATTTTCTCTCCAAAAAGAATTGTTAACTAACTAACCGTAAGTTATGTGCACCCAAACAAACATCTACTCCAATAAATATTAAATCTTctataatttataatatataaattctcGACACCTTAAAAAACTCCGAGCATTAAGTACTACTGTGCAAACAAGCATAAATTAGGGATTATATATCGTACCATATCGAAAATTCTATATTGTATACTATACTAAAACTTattgtataaaaaaatatatatggatATTGCGTTGAACTTTCGGTGTACCGAAATCTCGGTACTGTATACCGAGATTTCGATACAATATCgatatgtattatttataacGAAAAAAgcgttatatttttttaatttataaatttattatttaaaaatattatatgtttttaatttatatacatTGTTTCGGTATTTtggtatatatcaaaatttttggTATCATTATACAATACCAAACTAAAATTTTCAATAAATTCAATAACTTTTCGGTACGATAAccacggtataccgaaaattttgGTGTTTTTTCTCACCCAGCAGCAAGTTGCCTAGAGGTGTTATTCGAAAAATGAAGAGAggtgaatgaaaaaaaaaagagtcagAGTTGTCCCATATTGGAAAATTAGTCAAGTTTGATCTCCCTTATAAGCTCCAAGTTTGACCTAAGAATGTAGGCCCCAAAAGACACAAGAAGGTTTTAAGAGGGAGAAGAAGCCTATGGGATAGGTCTCGGTGAAACACGGCCGATGCGAGGATTTTTTTGGACCAAATTTATTTGTTAACAGCGCGCCAGAAACGCACTGTAGCGCGCATGTCACAGAACCAGGACCGAGAAGAAATTAAGATCAACAACAGGTGTCACAATTCATCACCAAGTTTCCTATTTTTACAGACTGCGTTTGATATATTTTGGCTATTAAATTAATGGTATTGTTTCTGATACACAAGTCATCACAAGTTTCCTATTTTTTGGGATACAACACTGCGTTTGATATATTTTGGCTATTAAATTAATGCTATTTGTTtctgatatttatttatttatttattattagagTCATAATCAAAATTCatgaatttgaaaaaaaataataataaatttaatgaTATTTAATCGAGACTAATTAATTAAGTACCAGAAATTCGACGACTGCACTTGTCAAGTAGACGTGGTAAGTGGTGAAGAAGGCATCGGAAAGGAAGCCGCCGAGGAGGGCCAAAAGAAAGGCCGTGCCCATAAAATTGGTGACGGAGTTGGCCGATTCCGACGGTGCAAAATGCATGTATGTGGATAGGTACAGCACCAAGTTGCTTGCATTTGCTAAAAATGCCAAATTCTCTAAAACCTCGGCAACTGTTACTCCAAACATTTTGTACCATGATTAGGGGAAACACACACAAAATTTGGCTTTAGGATTTTTTggaaataaattcaaatatattttttaaaaaagaaaaggaaacaaaGAAAAAGATAATATAATTTATTGCTCATTGTGTAAATAATTTCCCCCTCCTCTTCTTCCCATGTTTGGCTGAATTTTGTTAACTAATTTGGGGGAGTTTTACAAAAAGTAAAAGACAAAAGCCTTACTTAAAAAAGTAAATTTTTAATCATTGCATTATGAAAATAGAAGgcaaaaaaggaaaatttttatgtgtttttttattttttgttggcAGAATTTTGAAAAATCCAAAAACCAGTCAGACAAACATCCAGAGACTATATATTTGGAATCACTTTTGTCcttgaaaaatatgttttaagAAGGAAACCTTTACAGACGAAGAACTCTCAgcttacacacacacacacacacacacatatatatatatatatatatatatatatatatatatatatatatatatatatataaataaaaaataataataacaactgGTGTTTTAACTTATAACATCATGCAAGAAAATGAATCAAAATTTGTATAAAAATTTACCCAAAACGAAGAAAGCAGGCAGCATGCCGCCATGTTTGCGaaaaaaataattcatttaaataaaacAGTACCATTATTTTTCTGCCCTTTTGCCTTAACAATAATATTTCGATGAGAGCAGCAAAATATGTAAGTGAGATAGGGAGAACAGGGGGAAATGAGTGTGATGTATGGTCCTCAGAATTActtgtatatataatatttaatgacACAccgaattaaattaattttgtaaTGGGAAAACTACTGTGTCCACCTTTTTAGTCTGTTGTTTACTACAAATTAGTCAATGGCGGactttttgattattttatcacAGGCATATATTGTTAGTTGTAGATATTACCCGGATATGTTTGAATGTCTTGACACGATGTAAACAGAGTAACTTGGATCACGAAACCGCAGCAACAAAGATCAAGTCGAGGCAAGGAGGATCCTTTCTCCGCAAGACGAAATTACCCGTATATAGTACTATACGTCGAAGGCAATCGTCCCCAAGATACAACGACTTCACGTCGAGAATTTGCAGCACTTCAAACCTCGAAATCAACGAACAATTGTATGCAAAAgctttcaagaatttcgaaaatcaaGGATGCAGCAATATGTGAAGGAGAGGTGAGTGCAAGAAAAAAAATCAGCAGCCTTTGGACAATGGTGGGATGGATCATTTATAGGTAATCATTGGATGTGTTGAGGAGACATGTCTCTCCAGACTGGGTGCATCGAGGAGCCACCATTCTAGCCAAACAACACAATGTTTGATTCAAAGGAAGCCACGAACAGGTGCTTTGACACCAAGGGACGCGCATGATTCTCAGAAACTGCGCAGCGCGCGCGGGCGAGCGACAAtacgcgcggccgcgcgcagcATACTATATTTTCAAGCTGCGCGCACAGTAAGGCGTGCGCGCTCCGCGCGAGAAGCAGCACGGCCGCGCGCCTTTCACTGTGTTTGCGCACCGCGCACAGTAGGGCGCGGGCGCGTGCGCGCCGCGCGCCCTGTATTGCTCAGGCGAGTGCGCCTTGCTCTGTCCATGTGCATCATAGTGCGGTTCTTGTGACtgataaaatttattttccaaATAAATTTGGTCCAAAAAGATTAATACTTGTCAAAGACCGCACCGACCCAAGACGAGACGAGCGCACGCGCGTGTGTGTTCACCAAGACACACC from Primulina eburnea isolate SZY01 chromosome 6, ASM2296580v1, whole genome shotgun sequence encodes:
- the LOC140833817 gene encoding protein NRT1/ PTR FAMILY 4.6-like, coding for MLPAFFVLVAEVLENLAFLANASNLVLYLSTYMHFAPSESANSVTNFMGTAFLLALLGGFLSDAFFTTYHVYLTSAVVEFLGLVILTVQAEIGSLKPAKCDPSNPNNPCQKVHGAKAAMLFIGLYLAALGVGGIKGSLPSHGAEQFDEETPQERKQRSTFFNYYVFSLACGALVAVTFVVWIEDNKGWQWGFGVATLAVFLSIPVFLAGSSWYRNKVPVGSPLTTICKVLIAALLNTCMPSSTSSNVIANMATSPSEDLALEDERAVENENITKTAYSPSKSLKFLNRAAAKNSASGMLKCSVREVEEVKIVLLVLPIFACTIMLNCCLAQLSTFSVQQAATMNTKLGSLKVPPASLPVFPVIFIIILAPIYDHVIIPFARKVTNSEMGITHLQRIGIGLLLSIIAMAVAALVEIKRKRVATDSGLLNSTRPLPISFFWIAFQYLFLGSADLFTLAGLLEFFFTEAPASMRSLATALSWASLALGYYLSTVIVSIVNSATGDSRHKPWLSGENLNGYHLERFYWLLCALSGLNFIHYLFWATSYKYRSTGTNR